Below is a window of Ruegeria sp. THAF33 DNA.
ATGGCTTCGATCTCCGCGACCGTCACGACGCCACCTCTGTCGCGGCGACGATGCGATACACCGGTTTGCCGGTTTTGCTGTCAGCCGCGCTGCGTTCGATCGCGTGCCCGGCTTTGCGCAGCCCGGTCAGTGCAGCTCGCACCGAGTGGGCTTGCCAGCCTGTCGCCTTGCACAAGGCATCAATGGTTGCGCCGGATGGGCGTTGCAGCATCGCTTGTACCTTGGCGATCTTGGTTTGTCTGGGTTTGGTCATGTCCGTCTCCTCTGTGATGGCACCCGCGAATTACGGGCCCGGTACCGAGGAGCGCCCGAAACGGCTTCGGGCGTGAGGACATTGATGCGTGCTTCGCAGCACTAGTCCAGTCGTTTCTGGCTGAGTGGCAAATTGTCTTGAGAACAGTGCGGCGTGCCGTGTTACCGTTTATTCGTCAACAAAACCATAAGGTTAATAGTGCGTTAGCATCCGTGAAGGGTTGCGTGACGTGTCGTGATGCGCTATGTAGGAATTGTCCTTCCCAACGAAGGGCTTGACTGTCCCCGCAGGCAGCACTCATTCGGTCCGGAAAAAACCTGACCAGCAGAGAGCATTCGAAGGGGCAACTTAACCGGATCGTTTGGTCCGGGGAGTTGCTTTGTGTGCTCTCTCCGAATGTCCA
It encodes the following:
- a CDS encoding DUF3489 domain-containing protein; its protein translation is MTKPRQTKIAKVQAMLQRPSGATIDALCKATGWQAHSVRAALTGLRKAGHAIERSAADSKTGKPVYRIVAATEVAS